A window from Citrus sinensis cultivar Valencia sweet orange chromosome 3, DVS_A1.0, whole genome shotgun sequence encodes these proteins:
- the LOC102617920 gene encoding FT-interacting protein 3-like produces MSHLKLGVEVVSAYELMPKDGQGSSNAFVELHFDGQKFRTTTKEKDLTPVWNESFYFNISDPHNLSNLALDAYVYNHNRTTNSKSFLGKVRLTGTSFVPYSDAVVLHYPLEKRSIFSRVKGELGLKVFVTDDPSIRSSNPLPAMESFGHSDLRSTKSQAPEQVPSSAPDPFSDDKARRRHTFHHLPNANISQQQQHSSPSAAQPSMNYGAYEMKSEPQASKIVHTYSGLSSQPTDYALKETSPFLGGGQVIGGRVVRGDLRASTYDLVEQMRYLFVRVVKARDLPSKDVTGSLDPFVEVKVGNYKGITKYYEKKQNPEWNEVFAFSRERIQSSVLEVAVKDKDVVKDDYVGLVRFDLNEVPTRVPPDSPLAAEWYRLEDRKGEKKKGELMLAVWYGTQADEAFPDAWHSDAVTPTDSPSNVSTHIRSKVYHSPRLWYVRVNVMEAQDLVISDKNRFPDAYVKVQIGNQVLKTKSVQSRTLNPVWNEDMMFVASEPFEDHLILTVEDRVGPNKDETIGKVVIPLHSVEKRADDRIVHTRWFNLEKSVSAALDGDNAKKDKFSSRLHLRVCLDGGYHVLDESTHYSSDLRPTAKQLWKPSIGVLELGILNADGLHPMKTRDGRGTADTYCVAKYGHKWVRTRTIINSLSAKYNEQYTWEVYDPATVLTVGVFDNSHIGGSSGSKDVKIGKVRIRISTLETGRVYTHSYPLLVLHPSGVKKMGELHLAIRFSYTSFANMMFLYSRPLLPKMHYVRPLTMAQQDMLRHQAVNIVAARLSRAEPPLRKEVVEYMSDVDSHLWSMRRSKANFFRLMSVFSGLFAAGKWFGEVCMWRNPITTVLVHILFVMLVYFPELILPTVFLYMFMIGLWNYRYRPRYPPHMNTRISYADAVHPDELDEEFDTFPTTRSPDIVRMRYDRLRSVAGRIQTVVGDVATQGERIQALLSWRDPRAAAIFVIFCLVAAVVLYVTPFQVLALLAGCYIMRHPRFRHKTPSAPINFFRRLPARTDSML; encoded by the coding sequence atGAGTCATCTCAAGCTAGGAGTAGAAGTTGTGAGTGCCTACGAACTCATGCCCAAAGATGGGCAGGGCTCATCCAATGCTTTTGTGGAGCTCCATTTTGATGGTCAGAAATTCCGCACAACCACCAAGGAGAAAGATCTCACTCCTGTTTGGAATGAAAGTTTCTACTTCAACATTTCTGATCCCCACAATCTATCAAACCTTGCTCTTGATGCCTACGTCTACAATCATAATAGAACAACCAACTCCAAATCTTTCCTTGGTAAAGTCCGTCTTACTGGAACGTCATTCGTCCCTTATTCTGATGCTGTTGTTTTACATTATCCTCTGGAGAAGCGTAGCATCTTTTCTCGTGTTAAAGGAGAGCTTGGATTGAAAGTTTTTGTTACTGATGACCCATCAATAAGATCTTCAAACCCTCTTCCTGCAATGGAATCATTTGGGCATTCAGATTTGCGCTCAACCAAATCTCAAGCACCAGAACAAGTTCCAAGCTCAGCGCCTGACCCATTCTCAGATGATAAAGCTCGGAGAAGACACACATTTCATCATCTTCCAAATGCAAATATCTCGCAACAACAGCAACATTCATCCCCATCTGCAGCACAGCCATCAATGAATTATGGTGCTTATGAGATGAAATCTGAACCACAAGCTTCTAAAATTGTGCATACATACTCAGGGTTATCTTCACAACCTACTGATTATGCACTTAAAGAAACAAGTCCTTTTCTTGGAGGGGGACAAGTTATTGGAGGGCGAGTTGTGCGTGGTGACTTGCGAGCTAGCACCTATGATCTTGTTGAGCAGATGCGGTACCTTTTTGTACGAGTTGTGAAAGCCCGTGACCTTCCTTCCAAGGATGTGACTGGGAGTCTTGACCCATTTGTTGAAGTAAAGGTTGGGAACTACAAAGGGATTACAAAGTACTATGAGAAGAAACAGAATCCTGAGTGGAATGAAGTGTTCGCCTTTTCGCGGGAGAGGATTCAGTCATCTGTGCTGGAAGTTGCTGTCAAGGATAAGGATGTGGTGAAGGATGATTATGTTGGATTGGTCAGGTTTGATCTGAACGAGGTTCCCACACGAGTTCCACCTGATAGTCCATTAGCTGCAGAGTGGTATCGTCTTGAAGACAGGAAAGGGGAGAAGAAAAAGGGTGAACTGATGCTTGCTGTCTGGTATGGTACGCAAGCTGATGAGGCTTTTCCTGATGCATGGCATTCAGACGCTGTTACTCCCACTGATAGTCCTTCAAATGTCTCCACACACATCCGGTCTAAAGTTTATCATTCTCCAAGACTATGGTATGTCCGTGTTAATGTGATGGAGGCACAAGATCTTGTCATATCTGACAAGAATCGGTTTCCTGACGCATATGTTAAAGTGCAGATTGGTAACCAGGTTCTAAAGACAAAATCTGTTCAATCTCGAACTCTGAATCCAGTTTGGAATGAGGATATGATGTTTGTTGCTTCTGAACCATTTGAGGATCACCTGATTCTCACAGTTGAAGATCGTGTGGGCCCCAATAAAGATGAGACTATCGGTAAGGTTGTGATACCATTGCACTCTGTTGAGAAGCGTGCTGATGACCGCATTGTCCACACCAGGTGGTTCAATCTTGAAAAGTCCGTCTCAGCTGCGTTGGATGGAGATAATGCAAAGAAAGATAAGTTCTCTAGTAGACTGCATCTTCGTGTGTGTCTTGATGGAGGTTACCATGTGCTTGATGAGTCAACTCACTACAGCAGTGATCTCCGACCAACAGCAAAGCAGCTCTGGAAACCATCTATTGGTGTGTTGGAGCTTGGCATTCTAAATGCCGATGGCCTCCACCCGATGAAAACAAGAGATGGAAGAGGCACGGCTGACACATATTGTGTTGCAAAGTATGGTCACAAATGGGTTAGAACTCGAACCATAATTAATAGCTTGAGCGCGAAATATAATGAGCAGTACACCTGGGAAGTCTATGATCCAGCCACAGTTCTTACCGTGGGAGTTTTTGATAACAGCCATATTGGTGGTTCAAGTGGTAGCAAAGACGTGAAAATTGGTAAGGTTCGGATTAGAATCTCTACTCTTGAAACTGGTCGTGTATATACACACTCTTATCCCCTTCTAGTGCTCCACCCCTCTGGTGTCAAGAAGATGGGTGAATTGCATCTGGCAATACGGTTTTCTTATACATCATTTGCAAACATGATGTTTCTATACTCACGACCCCTCTTGCCGAAGATGCACTATGTCAGGCCATTGACCATGGCTCAACAGGATATGTTGCGTCACCAGGCTGTCAACATTGTGGCAGCTCGACTTAGTAGGGCAGAACCTCCTCTGAGGAAGGAAGTAGTTGAGTACATGTCCGACGTGGACTCTCATCTCTGGAGCATGAGGCGCAGCAAGGCAAATTTTTTCAGACTGATGTCAGTTTTCTCAGGATTATTTGCTGCTGGAAAATGGTTTGGGGAAGTTTGCATGTGGAGGAATCCTATTACGACAGTTCTAGTACATATTCTCTTTGTGATGCTTGTGTATTTCCCAGAACTGATTTTGCCAACTGTATTTCTGTACATGTTCATGATTGGGCTTTGGAATTACCGTTATCGTCCAAGATACCCTCCTCACATGAACACGAGAATCTCGTATGCAGATGCAGTGCACCCTGATGAGCTAGATGAGGAGTTCGACACATTTCCTACAACAAGGAGTCCTGACATAGTTCGCATGAGGTATGATCGGCTCAGGAGTGTGGCTGGAAGGATACAGACAGTCGTGGGTGATGTAGCTACTCAAGGAGAGCGAATTCAAGCGCTATTGAGCTGGCGGGATCCTCGGGCCGCAGCtatatttgtgattttctGTCTTGTGGCTGCTGTTGTGTTGTATGTGACACCTTTCCAGGTGCTTGCTCTTTTAGCTGGATGTTATATCATGAGGCATCCCAGGTTCCGGCATAAGACACCCTCTGCACCAATTAATTTCTTCAGGCGGCTTCCGGCTAGAACTGATAGTATGCTTTGA
- the LOC102630532 gene encoding actin-depolymerizing factor 10-like produces MAVHDECKLKFLELKAKRNHRFIVFKIDEKIQQVTVERVGSPQASYEDFTKSLPADECRHAVFDFDFTTSENVQKSKIFFIAWAPDASRVRSKMVYASSKDRFKRELDGIHVELQATDPSEMSLDIIKGRAL; encoded by the exons ATGGCGGTGCATGACGAGTGCAAGCTCAAGTTCTTGGAGCTAAAAGCAAAGAGGAACCATCGGTTCATTGTGTTCAAGATTGACGAGAAAATCCAGCAAGTGACAGTGGAGAGAGTTGGCAGCCCACAAGCAAGCTACGAGGATTTTACCAAGTCATTGCCTGCCGATGAGTGCCGCCATGCTgtctttgattttgatttcacCACCAGCGAGAACGTCCAGAAATCCAAGATTTTCTTCATCGCCTG GGCGCCGGACGCATCTAGAGTGAGGAGTAAGATGGTTTATGCAAGCTCGAAGGATAGATTCAAGAGAGAATTGGACGGGATTCACGTCGAGTTGCAGGCAACAGACCCAAGTGAGATGAGCTTGGATATTATTAAAGGCCGAGCCCTCTAA
- the LOC102617343 gene encoding uncharacterized protein LOC102617343 produces the protein MENIGAFLGFWERGAQKRSNFEETASRSVKRWASTTVFLSFFMILFIGSFLYWVNVSVFPGSLLREEIFASKSSEESLGECPEYFRWIHKDLEPWKHTGISREMLERAKAHAQFRLVIINGDAYVEKYKNAYQTRDVFTVWGILQLLRLYPGKVPDLELMFSCGDRPVVKKRDYEGANSTSPPPVFHYCGDQESLDIVFPDWSFWGWAETNIRPWNSILEDIKEGNKRTKWINRAPYAYWKGNPYVSIAREDLMKCNVTDKYQWKTRLYVQDWHKEKKQGFEKSKLADQCTHRYKIYVEGQAWSVSEKYILACDSMTLLIEPKYYDFYSRSLVPLQHYWPVRTARKCRDIKFAVEWGNTHTRQARAIGRAGSRYMQEKLKMKYVYDYMFHLLIEYAKLLKFEPRIPNEGKKVCAQKLASSQNGLGKRFMVESMVNSSSETLPCTMPPPFEPLSLEAFFENNEMIKRQVEMREKDSWESLKFG, from the exons ATGGAAAATATTGGTGCATTTCTTGGATTTTGGGAGCGTGGAGCTCAAAAACGTAGCAATTTTGAAGAGACTGCAAGTCGATCTGTGAAGAGATGGGCGTCGACAACAgttttcttatcatttttcatgATCCTCTTCATTGGTTCCTTCCTTTATTGGGTGAATGTT TCTGTGTTTCCAGGTTCTCTTCTACGTGAAGAAATATTTGCCTCCAAAAGTTCGGAAGAATCTCTTGGCGAATGTCCGGAATATTTCCGGTGGATACACAAAGATTTAGAGCCATGGAAGCACACAGGAATCTCCAGGGAAATGCTTGAAAGAGCCAAAGCACATGCACAGTTCAGACTAGTGATTATAAATGGAGACGCTTATGTTGAGAAGTATAAAAATGCTTATCAAACAAGAGATGTTTTTACGGTATGGGGAATTTTGCAGCTTCTTAGATTGTACCCTGGGAAAGTACCGGACTTAGAGCTTATGTTTTCGTGCGGTGATAGGCCAGTTGTAAAGAAAAGAGATTACGAAGGTGCAAATTCAACGTCGCCGCCGCCTGTTTTTCATTACTGTGGCGATCAGGAGTCGCTGGATATTGTATTCCCAGATTGGTCCTTCTGGGGGTG GGCTGAGACGAATATAAGGCCATGGAATAGCATACTGGAGGATATAAAGGAAGGAAACAAAAGGACAAAGTGGATAAATAGGGCGCCCTATGCATATTGGAAGGGGAATCCATACGTTTCCATAGCCAGAGAAGATCTTATGAAGTGTAATGTTACAGATAAATATCAATGGAAAACTCGCCTTTATGTCCag GACTggcataaagaaaaaaagcaagGCTTTGAGAAATCAAAATTAGCAGATCAATGCACTCACAG atACAAAATTTACGTAGAAGGACAGGCATGGTCGGTGAgtgaaaaatacatattagCATGCGATTCAATGACCTTGCTGATAGAGCCTAAATATTACGACTTCTATTCAAGAAGCTTGGTGCCCTTGCAGCACTACTGGCCCGTTAGAACTGCAAGAAAATGCAGGGATATTAAATTTGCTGTTGAATGGGGCAACACTCATACTCGCCAG GCACGGGCTATAGGGCGCGCAGGAAGCAGATATATGCAAGAGAagctaaaaatgaaatatgtgTACGATTACATGTTTCATTTGTTAATCGAATACGCCAagcttttgaaatttgaaccAAGAATACCCAATGAAGGGAAGAAGGTGTGTGCACAGAAACTGGCGAGCTCACAAAATGGGCTAGGGAAAAGATTCATGGTGGAGTCAATGGTGAATTCGTCTAGTGAAACACTTCCATGCACGATGCCTCCTCCTTTTGAACCGCTGTCACTTGAAGCGTTTTTCGAGAACAATGAGATGATTAAAAGACAAGTGGAAATGAGGGAGAAAGATTCCTGGGAAAGTCTCAAATTtggttaa